A window of Cygnus atratus isolate AKBS03 ecotype Queensland, Australia chromosome 24, CAtr_DNAZoo_HiC_assembly, whole genome shotgun sequence contains these coding sequences:
- the ST7L gene encoding suppressor of tumorigenicity 7 protein-like yields the protein MPTVTVFLSTLTPKFYFALTVTSSFISGLIFVFEWWHFRKYGTSFIEQVSVSHLRPLIGGVENSPPAPAAFSVGENETNRQNMPECKVWRNPLNLFRGAEYSRYTWVTGKEPLTYYDMNLSAQDHQNFFTCDTDALRPSDTVMQKAWRERNPQARIKAAYQALELNNDCATAYVLLAEEEATTIVDAEKYFKQALKAGEMIYRKSQNCHSQSPQHEAQLRRDTNVLVYVKRRLAMCARKLGRIREAVKMMRDLMKEFPLLSMLNIHENLLEALLELQAYADVQAVLAKYDDISLPKSAAICYTAALLKARAVSERFSPETASKRGLSTAEINAVEAIHRAVEFNPHVPKYLLEMKSLVLPPEHILKRGDSEAVAYAFFHLQHWKRIEGALNLLHCTWEGTFRMIPYPLEKGHLFYPYPSCTETADRELLPTFHEVSVYPQKELPFFIHFTAGLCSFSAMLALLTHQFPELMVIFAKAVLRVLWPVSAPSVLASG from the exons GTATTTGAGTGGTGGCATTTCCGAAAATATGGCACATCTTTCATCGAGCAGGTATCTGTGAGTCATCTGAGGCCCCTCATTGGCGGTGTGGAAAATagccctccagcaccagcagcgtTCTCAGTTGGAGAGAATGAGACAAACAGGCAGAATATGCCAG AGTGCAAGGTGTGGCGAAATCCTCTTAATCTTTTCAGAGGGGCAGAGTATAGCAG ATACACGTGGGTGACTGGGAAGGAGCCCCTTACATACTATGACATGAATTTGTCTGCTCAAGATCATCAGAACTTTTTCACGTGTGATACAGATGCCCTTCGGCCTTCAGATACAG TAATGCAGAAAGCATGGCGAGAGAGAAACCCTCAAGCCCGGATTAAAGCAGCGTATCAGGCTTTAGAGTTGAACAATGA TTGTGCCACTGCATATGTTCTTCTAGCAGAGGAAGAAGCGACAACTATTGTAGATGCTGAGAAGTACTTTAAGCAGGCtctgaaagcaggagaaatgaTTTACAGGAAGTCTCAGAACTGCCATTCCCAAAGTCCACAGCATGAAGCACAGCTGA GAAGAGACACCAATGTACTGGTGTATGTGAAAAGGAGACTAGCTATGTGTGCAAGAAAACTTGGAAGAATACGAGAAGCAGTCAAAATGATGAGAGAT TTAATGAAAGAGTTTCCACTTCTCAGCATGCTGAATATTCACGAAAACCTTCTGGAGGCGCTACTGGAGTTACAGGCTTATGCAGATGTTCAGGCAGTTTTAGCAAAGTATGATG aTATTAGTCTTCCAAAATCAGCAGCAATATGTTACACAGCAGCCCTGTTAAAAGCCAGAGCTGTTTCAGAAAG GTTCTCCCCAGAAACTGCCTCCAAAAGAGGGCTTagtacagcagaaataaatgccGTGGAAGCAATTCACAGAGCTGTGGAATTTAACCCTCATGTTCCAAAA taCTTACTAGAAATGAAAAGTTTGGTTCTACCTCCAGAGCATATCCTGAAACGAGGGGACAGTGAGGCAGTAgcatatgctttttttcatcTCCAGCACTGGAAGAGAATAGAAGGGGCTCTAAATCTGCTGCACTGTACATGGGAGGGCA CATTTAGGATGATCCCGTACCCATTAGAGAAAGGTCATCTTTTCTATCCCTATCCAAGttgcacagaaacagcagacagAGAACTGTTGCCAA cattTCACGAAGTCTCCGTTTACCCACAGAAGGAACTTCCCTTTTTCATCCACTTCACAGCAGGCCTGTGTTCCTTTTCGGCAATGCTTGCACTCCTTACGCACCAGTTTCCTGAGCTGATGGTCATTTTTGCTAAAGCT